One window of Chamaesiphon minutus PCC 6605 genomic DNA carries:
- a CDS encoding ISAs1 family transposase: MKLKPKHSIAEHFDDIEDIRIERGKKHKLIDIITISICAVVCGADGWIDIEMYGIARKKWLEKFLELPNGIPSHDTFARVFSQINPDEFNKSFLSWIKGISKITAGEIIAFDGKQSRNSGDEKNGQGVINTVSAWAASNRLVLGQKKVEGKSNEITALPELIQILDLAGCIVTIDAMGCQREIVKKIVEKDADYVIAVKKNQPTLYKQVKQLFKQAIETQGKDLNLSSFNSREMNRGREEIRNYLMITDVAEQIDPLQKWKKLTSIGMVESVRVVGGKTSVETRYFISSLESDAQKLAEGIRSHWSIENSLHWVLDVAFKEDDSRIRKDNAPANFAILRHIAVNIISENKSRKLSVRSKRFLATLDEEYSTELLEAIL, from the coding sequence ATGAAGCTGAAGCCTAAGCATAGTATCGCAGAACACTTTGACGACATAGAAGACATTAGGATTGAACGTGGAAAAAAACATAAACTAATCGACATCATCACGATCTCCATTTGTGCTGTAGTATGTGGGGCGGACGGATGGATAGATATAGAAATGTATGGTATAGCCAGAAAAAAATGGTTAGAAAAGTTCCTAGAACTACCGAATGGAATCCCATCTCATGATACATTTGCTAGAGTATTTTCACAAATTAATCCTGATGAATTTAATAAATCATTCCTGAGTTGGATTAAAGGAATAAGTAAAATAACCGCAGGAGAAATAATTGCCTTTGATGGAAAACAATCTCGAAACTCAGGAGATGAAAAGAATGGTCAAGGTGTAATTAATACAGTCAGTGCCTGGGCTGCAAGTAATAGATTAGTATTAGGTCAAAAGAAAGTAGAAGGAAAATCTAATGAAATCACAGCACTTCCCGAACTGATTCAAATCTTGGATTTAGCAGGATGTATCGTTACCATCGACGCAATGGGATGTCAAAGAGAAATAGTCAAAAAAATCGTCGAAAAAGATGCAGATTATGTAATTGCTGTAAAAAAGAATCAACCGACCTTGTACAAACAAGTAAAGCAGCTATTTAAACAAGCAATTGAAACTCAGGGAAAAGACCTCAACCTGAGTAGCTTCAACAGTAGAGAGATGAATAGAGGTAGAGAAGAAATTCGTAATTATTTAATGATAACAGATGTTGCGGAGCAAATAGATCCACTGCAAAAATGGAAAAAGTTAACTAGTATTGGCATGGTAGAATCAGTTCGAGTTGTCGGCGGAAAGACGAGTGTAGAAACTCGTTATTTTATCAGTAGTCTAGAGAGCGATGCTCAAAAATTAGCAGAGGGAATTAGAAGTCATTGGTCGATAGAAAATTCTCTTCACTGGGTGCTTGATGTTGCTTTTAAAGAAGATGATAGTCGAATTAGGAAAGATAATGCTCCAGCTAATTTTGCGATTTTACGACATATAGCAGTTAACATAATTAGTGAAAATAAAAGTCGAAAGTTAAGTGTTAGAAGTAAGAGATTCTTGGCGACACTTGACGAAGAATATTCAACTGAACTTTTAGAAGCTATTTTGTAA
- a CDS encoding cation-translocating P-type ATPase, whose translation MSSSLSTRPKTTSNLPVVADVKAAWHTLTIAQTLVQLETDENKGLTDRQVIDRQQEFGANELVAATSRQWWQILLEQFTNIMLVMLMVVALVSGIFDFMEIQAGKTTGLPFKDTIAILSIVILNGLLGYFQESRAEQALAALKRMAAPKVRVLRDSKISEIEGIEVVPGDVIYLEAGNQLAADARLLESVQLQIRESALTGEATASSKTAETELATETPLGDRINLAYQGTEITTGRGVAVVTATGMNTELGKIAALLQGVKNQPTSLQQRLNHLGNVLVGGALIIVALTIIGGMLPDLLRGSFNLTTLKELVKTSLSVAVAVVPEGLPAVITITLAMGTQRMVKRQALIRKLPAVETLGGVTIICSDKTGTLTQNKMVVQQVATLTAEYQIGGDGYIPNGEFQLNGKSVEPLADPALKGLLWGYALCNDAVLQYIDDQWQILGDPTEGALLVLAHKAGIEATAENYPRVREYPFDSDRQRMSVICEQSPYYLLFAKGSPESILDRSTHTLIADRYVELTEIDRQTIRAQNARLASQGLRVLGFAYRYFSHLPDADSAESELIWVGLVGMLDAPRPEVRAAVATCKTAGIRTMMITGDHPITARAIATDLGIAPADSQVVSGNEIAQMDDVTLGQTIDRVSVYARVAPEHKLRIVKALQQQGELVAMTGDGVNDAPALKQADIGVAMGITGTDVSKEASDMVLLDDNFTSIVAAVEEGRIVYTNIRRFIKYILGSNIGEILTIAAAPLMGLGGVPLSPLQILWMNLVTDGVPALALALEPGDSNVMQREPFQPNESIFARGLGGYIIRIGLVFAIVTIGLMKWAFDRTHSVDYPGDPDTWKTIVFTTLCIVQMGHALAVRSVNKLVIEINPFSNPLLLWAILGTILLQLAVVYVAPLRSFFGTHPLSLFELGICFGCSLLIFIWIEGEKLFVRWFRSKSRS comes from the coding sequence ATGTCATCATCCTTATCAACTCGTCCTAAAACAACAAGCAATCTGCCAGTAGTTGCGGATGTGAAGGCTGCTTGGCATACATTGACTATTGCTCAGACGTTAGTACAGCTAGAAACAGACGAGAACAAAGGTTTAACCGATCGACAGGTAATCGATCGACAACAAGAATTCGGCGCAAATGAATTAGTAGCCGCAACTAGTCGTCAATGGTGGCAGATTTTACTCGAACAATTTACCAATATTATGTTGGTGATGTTGATGGTTGTGGCGTTGGTTTCAGGTATCTTTGACTTCATGGAAATCCAGGCTGGAAAGACAACTGGATTGCCGTTCAAAGATACAATTGCAATTCTATCGATCGTCATTCTGAATGGACTTTTAGGTTATTTCCAAGAAAGCCGTGCCGAACAAGCATTAGCCGCGCTCAAACGGATGGCTGCACCTAAAGTCAGGGTATTACGCGACAGTAAAATTAGCGAAATTGAGGGGATCGAAGTAGTACCTGGAGATGTAATTTATCTCGAAGCTGGCAACCAACTCGCCGCTGACGCTCGTCTACTTGAATCAGTACAACTCCAAATTCGAGAATCCGCGCTCACAGGGGAAGCCACCGCTAGTAGTAAAACCGCCGAGACAGAATTAGCCACCGAGACACCTTTGGGCGATCGAATTAACTTAGCTTACCAAGGCACTGAAATCACCACAGGGCGAGGCGTTGCCGTTGTCACCGCCACGGGGATGAATACCGAACTCGGTAAAATTGCCGCCCTATTACAAGGTGTCAAAAATCAACCGACTTCACTCCAACAACGGCTGAATCACTTGGGAAATGTGCTAGTTGGTGGCGCATTGATAATTGTCGCCCTGACGATTATCGGGGGGATGTTACCCGACTTACTCCGAGGCTCCTTTAATCTGACTACCTTAAAAGAATTAGTCAAAACATCCCTGAGTGTCGCTGTAGCAGTCGTTCCCGAAGGATTACCCGCCGTCATCACCATCACCCTCGCAATGGGTACCCAGCGGATGGTAAAACGCCAAGCTCTGATTCGCAAGCTCCCAGCAGTAGAAACCCTCGGCGGGGTGACGATTATTTGTTCTGACAAAACAGGCACCCTCACCCAGAATAAAATGGTGGTGCAGCAAGTGGCTACCTTAACGGCTGAATATCAGATTGGGGGCGATGGCTACATTCCCAATGGTGAGTTTCAACTCAATGGTAAATCAGTTGAGCCACTCGCAGATCCCGCTTTAAAAGGTTTACTCTGGGGCTACGCTCTTTGCAATGATGCGGTGTTGCAGTATATCGATGATCAGTGGCAAATTTTAGGAGATCCGACAGAGGGAGCCTTACTCGTACTTGCTCACAAAGCCGGAATTGAAGCAACCGCCGAGAATTATCCTCGCGTTCGAGAATATCCATTCGATAGCGACAGACAGCGGATGAGCGTCATCTGCGAACAGTCCCCATATTACCTATTATTCGCCAAAGGATCGCCCGAATCAATTCTCGATCGATCCACCCACACCCTCATCGCAGATCGGTATGTCGAATTAACTGAGATCGATCGACAAACCATCCGCGCCCAGAATGCCCGTCTAGCCAGTCAAGGATTGAGAGTCTTAGGTTTCGCCTATCGGTATTTCTCCCACCTTCCTGATGCAGATAGCGCAGAATCAGAGTTAATTTGGGTGGGTTTAGTCGGGATGCTCGATGCCCCACGCCCCGAAGTTCGCGCTGCTGTTGCTACCTGCAAAACTGCTGGCATCCGCACGATGATGATTACAGGCGATCATCCGATCACTGCGCGGGCGATTGCTACCGATTTGGGCATTGCTCCAGCGGATAGTCAAGTTGTCAGCGGCAATGAAATCGCGCAGATGGATGATGTGACGTTGGGGCAAACGATCGATCGAGTCAGTGTCTATGCTCGTGTCGCCCCCGAGCATAAATTACGCATCGTCAAAGCCTTACAACAACAGGGCGAACTAGTTGCCATGACAGGGGATGGGGTGAATGATGCCCCCGCACTGAAACAAGCAGATATTGGCGTAGCAATGGGGATTACAGGTACTGATGTCAGCAAAGAAGCTAGCGATATGGTGTTGTTAGATGATAACTTTACGTCGATCGTTGCCGCTGTCGAAGAAGGGCGGATTGTCTACACCAATATTCGGAGGTTCATCAAATACATCCTCGGTAGCAATATCGGCGAAATCCTCACCATTGCCGCCGCTCCGCTGATGGGTTTGGGTGGTGTGCCGCTTTCTCCCTTGCAAATTCTCTGGATGAATTTAGTCACGGATGGCGTTCCCGCTCTGGCTCTAGCATTAGAACCTGGGGATTCAAATGTGATGCAGCGAGAACCATTTCAACCGAATGAAAGTATTTTTGCCAGGGGTTTGGGTGGATATATTATTCGGATTGGATTAGTATTTGCGATCGTCACAATTGGGTTGATGAAATGGGCTTTCGATCGCACCCACTCAGTCGATTATCCTGGCGATCCCGATACCTGGAAAACGATCGTCTTTACTACGCTCTGTATCGTCCAAATGGGTCACGCTTTAGCTGTACGCTCTGTGAATAAACTCGTTATCGAAATTAATCCGTTTAGCAATCCACTGTTGTTGTGGGCGATTCTGGGGACGATTCTATTGCAGTTAGCGGTAGTTTATGTCGCGCCATTGCGATCGTTTTTTGGGACTCATCCTTTGAGTTTATTTGAATTGGGAATCTGTTTTGGTTGCAGTTTACTGATATTTATCTGGATTGAAGGGGAAAAGTTGTTTGTGCGGTGGTTTCGATCTAAAAGTCGATCGTAG
- a CDS encoding DUF4342 domain-containing protein yields the protein MNVQNDNFQENIETIQTELVTGEHEVKTVEKIGVEEFSINGDALGAKIKELVHQGNIRRIILKNEEGHILIEIPLTVGVVGGALSAAFFPILAAVGSIGAMVAHLTIVVEKRE from the coding sequence ATGAACGTCCAAAATGATAACTTTCAAGAAAACATCGAAACAATCCAAACTGAATTAGTAACCGGAGAGCATGAAGTAAAAACAGTAGAAAAGATTGGGGTAGAAGAATTTAGTATTAATGGTGATGCCCTTGGTGCCAAAATTAAGGAACTCGTTCATCAAGGCAACATTCGGCGGATTATTCTTAAAAATGAAGAAGGACATATATTAATTGAAATCCCCTTAACTGTTGGCGTGGTTGGTGGTGCCCTCAGTGCGGCTTTCTTCCCGATTCTGGCTGCGGTGGGATCGATTGGGGCGATGGTTGCTCATCTGACGATCGTGGTGGAAAAACGAGAATAG
- a CDS encoding PQQ-binding-like beta-propeller repeat protein has product MESIKSTSMPMRSQIRLRWITILMSLGALGLGWLSLSQRVPSLVTLDAQSGKVLWSTSVDDLPPIRRIVNYKGQVYLLAASRKESCGNWCIYIPFLSPDNDVPGITRVTAFDALSGKQLWQFNTDSNVLDWADIQVTEKSVLLKTDKLTALDPTSGQMQWSVSLPVNSQKPYEGASSFNPNLVVSRDRVALLQVLETLDNRTSRALVETWQKTTGKQHQAFTPTLSSANLNGASLAATSDTILLFLPNEPIAKISGYAPETGKLKFSIITVVKQGGSIDDFYRNLSFSGSTIYQYIYNGPNKGKSIISVEAYEANTGKLRWQVPISDSRCNGFGALPEGLYLKCDSSA; this is encoded by the coding sequence ATGGAGTCAATCAAAAGTACTTCTATGCCGATGCGTTCTCAGATTCGCCTGCGCTGGATAACTATCCTCATGAGTCTTGGAGCATTGGGTCTAGGCTGGCTTTCCCTGAGCCAGAGAGTGCCCAGCTTAGTGACGTTAGATGCTCAGAGCGGAAAAGTACTGTGGTCTACTTCTGTTGACGACCTGCCACCAATCCGAAGAATAGTCAATTATAAAGGTCAAGTGTACTTACTTGCAGCTTCTCGCAAAGAATCTTGCGGTAATTGGTGCATCTATATACCATTCCTCAGTCCAGATAACGATGTACCAGGCATCACTAGAGTAACAGCATTTGACGCTTTGTCAGGCAAGCAATTGTGGCAGTTTAACACTGATAGTAATGTCTTAGACTGGGCAGATATTCAGGTCACTGAGAAATCGGTGTTGCTGAAAACAGATAAGCTCACTGCGCTTGACCCCACCAGTGGACAGATGCAGTGGAGTGTTTCTCTACCTGTAAACTCCCAAAAACCTTATGAAGGAGCCTCATCATTTAACCCTAATCTGGTTGTGAGCAGGGATCGAGTTGCACTGCTGCAAGTATTAGAAACGTTAGATAATCGTACTTCAAGGGCTTTGGTAGAGACATGGCAGAAAACGACAGGCAAGCAGCATCAGGCATTTACGCCTACATTGTCGTCTGCAAATCTGAATGGGGCTTCACTAGCTGCTACTAGTGATACAATCCTGCTGTTTCTGCCTAACGAACCTATTGCTAAAATTTCTGGCTACGCACCCGAGACTGGCAAGCTGAAATTTAGCATTATAACGGTGGTTAAACAAGGAGGTTCGATCGATGACTTTTACCGAAATCTTTCGTTCAGTGGCTCCACAATCTATCAATATATTTACAATGGCCCCAACAAGGGTAAATCGATAATATCAGTAGAAGCCTATGAGGCAAACACGGGAAAATTGCGATGGCAGGTGCCCATTTCTGACTCGCGTTGCAACGGCTTCGGAGCTTTACCTGAAGGGCTTTACTTGAAGTGCGACAGTTCCGCTTGA
- a CDS encoding DUF1097 domain-containing protein — translation MQVKRWRYFIRKTRQLNRNNFLKFLVQSEPGKPAIANGLRAALSLGIPMLIGQSIDQRESGLFVGLIAYFVNLANVAGSYQIKAKAMAIATLGIIILVFVGTLVASIPILAVVLTFLWGLASGFASLYGNTGANVGLVLEQLADAVEQEIIPPPLPDLDAMLRRIRSHLQALRTARMSELEIDSPGERLCQRGNTLTRQAVIDYSILDLEIDQLVRRLSAMHSAIVRLKLVDSIQN, via the coding sequence TTGCAGGTCAAGCGTTGGCGTTATTTTATTCGCAAAACAAGGCAATTAAACCGAAATAATTTTCTGAAGTTTCTCGTCCAGTCAGAGCCAGGAAAACCAGCAATCGCAAATGGCTTGCGGGCTGCATTATCATTGGGTATTCCGATGTTAATTGGGCAATCGATCGACCAAAGAGAAAGCGGATTATTTGTTGGTTTAATCGCTTATTTTGTTAATTTAGCCAACGTTGCTGGATCTTACCAGATTAAAGCTAAGGCGATGGCGATCGCCACTTTAGGTATAATTATCTTGGTATTTGTCGGTACTCTAGTCGCTAGCATTCCCATCCTCGCTGTAGTGCTGACATTTTTGTGGGGACTGGCTTCAGGTTTTGCGTCGCTGTATGGTAATACTGGTGCAAATGTCGGGCTGGTGTTAGAGCAGTTGGCTGATGCAGTCGAGCAGGAAATTATCCCCCCACCTTTGCCTGATTTGGACGCAATGCTGCGAAGAATTCGATCGCACTTACAAGCATTGCGAACAGCCCGAATGAGCGAACTAGAAATCGATTCTCCAGGGGAGAGGCTTTGCCAACGAGGCAATACACTAACTCGTCAAGCAGTCATCGACTATAGCATTCTAGATTTGGAGATCGACCAACTTGTGCGACGGTTGTCGGCAATGCACTCAGCGATAGTCCGACTAAAACTTGTCGATAGTATTCAAAATTAG
- a CDS encoding RNA-guided endonuclease InsQ/TnpB family protein, whose translation MRISFKTELKLNNYQRTQLARHAGVARHAWNWGLDLCKKILDYNRENPTEKLRFPSAIDLHKFLVKWVKVENPWYYEVSKTSPQYALRYLASAFSDFFRKKTANGRRVGFPRFKRKGQHDSFTLEGTIKVEHRWLQLPKIGVVKTYERLPQGLTPKTAIISRTADRWFVSFSYEVEPNTTAKLVGVCGVDLGIKTLATLSTGATFPNPQPYRQSQSRLARLQKAASRKVKGSNNRQKANLKVAKQHAKTANIRKDTLNKLTTHLAKNHSQVVIEDLNVSGMLSNHCLAKSIADLGMYEFRRQLTYKCELYGSELITVGRFFPSSKTCSCCGHIQDMLLKERVFNCQQCNITIDRDLNAARNLEHQALSCRTQTGGNLPFDAPLIVA comes from the coding sequence ATGAGAATCAGTTTTAAAACCGAACTAAAACTGAATAACTATCAAAGAACTCAACTGGCTAGACATGCGGGTGTAGCTCGTCATGCTTGGAACTGGGGCTTAGATCTGTGTAAAAAAATTCTCGACTACAATCGAGAAAATCCAACAGAGAAACTAAGATTTCCATCAGCGATCGATCTGCATAAATTCCTAGTCAAGTGGGTGAAGGTTGAAAACCCTTGGTATTACGAAGTATCCAAAACTAGCCCTCAATATGCGCTGAGATACTTAGCGAGTGCATTTTCTGATTTCTTTAGAAAGAAAACTGCGAATGGTCGGCGGGTGGGCTTTCCCAGATTCAAGCGCAAAGGTCAGCATGATAGCTTTACCTTGGAAGGGACTATTAAAGTTGAACATCGTTGGCTTCAATTACCAAAAATAGGAGTAGTAAAGACTTACGAACGATTGCCGCAAGGATTGACGCCTAAAACAGCAATAATTAGTCGAACCGCTGACCGTTGGTTTGTCTCTTTTAGCTATGAAGTCGAACCAAACACTACAGCTAAACTAGTTGGTGTTTGTGGTGTAGACTTAGGGATTAAAACACTAGCTACTTTAAGCACAGGTGCAACGTTCCCCAACCCTCAACCTTACCGTCAATCTCAATCCAGATTAGCTAGGCTTCAAAAAGCAGCTAGCCGCAAGGTTAAAGGCTCAAACAATCGACAAAAGGCGAATTTAAAAGTAGCCAAACAACATGCAAAAACTGCCAACATTCGTAAAGATACACTTAACAAATTAACTACTCACTTGGCTAAGAACCACAGCCAAGTAGTAATTGAAGATTTGAATGTATCGGGAATGTTATCCAATCATTGTTTGGCTAAGTCAATTGCAGATTTAGGTATGTATGAATTTCGTCGCCAATTAACTTATAAATGTGAGCTATATGGTAGTGAATTGATTACTGTAGGTCGCTTTTTTCCAAGTTCTAAAACTTGTTCTTGTTGTGGGCATATCCAAGACATGCTGCTCAAAGAACGTGTTTTTAACTGTCAGCAATGCAATATCACTATCGACCGCGATCTGAATGCTGCACGCAATCTAGAACATCAAGCTCTGTCTTGTCGCACACAAACGGGAGGGAACCTCCCGTTCGATGCGCCGCTTATAGTAGCCTAA
- a CDS encoding exopolysaccharide biosynthesis protein: MKLSQTLSQLLVEYADRPLPLHALLKQAGNNGFGTIAGMLTIPMLIPIPIPLAGFSALMGSGIILVGCQLALGYDRPSLPQRIDRLELSPTASQKLLKNIDRLLQPIERIARHRLSRFSNSWWGYRIIGICLAWNALLMSLPLPIPFTNLLPAYTILFLAIGLLESDGLFILFGYAMTTATTIFFVSITGTIWQLINHWFQTFTIGMI; encoded by the coding sequence ATGAAACTATCTCAAACACTTTCCCAATTATTAGTCGAATATGCCGATCGACCTTTACCACTTCATGCCTTACTAAAACAAGCCGGAAATAATGGATTTGGCACGATCGCTGGGATGCTAACCATCCCGATGCTGATTCCCATCCCGATCCCCTTAGCGGGATTTTCGGCATTAATGGGTAGTGGAATTATTCTGGTGGGTTGTCAACTAGCATTAGGCTACGATCGACCATCATTACCGCAGCGAATCGACAGATTAGAATTATCGCCCACTGCATCCCAAAAGTTACTCAAGAATATAGATCGTCTTCTCCAGCCAATCGAGCGAATTGCTAGGCATCGATTGTCTCGATTTAGTAATAGTTGGTGGGGATATCGAATTATTGGGATTTGTCTGGCTTGGAATGCGCTATTGATGTCCTTACCATTACCCATTCCATTTACCAATTTGTTGCCAGCTTATACGATTTTATTTTTAGCGATCGGGTTACTAGAGTCAGATGGATTATTTATCCTATTTGGCTATGCTATGACTACGGCGACAACTATTTTCTTTGTTAGTATCACTGGCACGATTTGGCAGCTAATAAATCATTGGTTCCAGACCTTCACAATTGGGATGATTTAG
- a CDS encoding HigA family addiction module antitoxin, translated as MVRIPTNRPPTHPGEMLLTEFLEPLGLTQKHLADSIHVPYQRINEIINGKRGVTPSTALRLAKFFGVYNDFWLNLQLRWDLDRVQKQEGESIASRRGYANDRIQVFSKAS; from the coding sequence ATGGTTCGTATTCCCACCAATCGTCCGCCGACTCATCCAGGCGAAATGCTACTTACCGAATTTTTAGAACCTTTGGGCTTAACCCAAAAACATTTGGCTGACAGTATCCATGTCCCATACCAACGGATTAACGAAATTATTAATGGCAAACGTGGTGTGACCCCTAGTACCGCCCTGCGACTAGCGAAGTTTTTTGGTGTGTATAATGACTTCTGGTTGAATTTGCAGTTGCGATGGGATCTGGATCGTGTCCAAAAACAAGAAGGGGAATCGATTGCCTCGCGGCGCGGCTACGCCAACGATCGAATTCAAGTTTTTAGCAAAGCTTCCTAA
- a CDS encoding IS607 family transposase, giving the protein MSSLTPQEAATLLGVTVRTLHRWELDGKIKSTRTAGGHRRYDIADLISNKSDTQLTVGYARVSSHDQKEDLTRQVIVLESYCAKHGWGFEVIQDLGSGMNYKKKGLIRLIKLITSYQVERLVLTHKDRLLRFGSDLIFTLCEQFGTEVIIINRSDDSTFEEDLASDVLEIITVFSARLYGSRSHKNKKIVEELKEVAKQL; this is encoded by the coding sequence ATGTCTAGTTTAACGCCACAGGAAGCAGCCACCTTACTCGGTGTAACGGTTAGAACCCTACACAGATGGGAACTTGATGGAAAAATCAAGTCCACTCGCACTGCTGGCGGTCATCGTCGGTATGACATAGCAGATTTAATTAGCAATAAATCGGATACTCAATTAACAGTAGGCTATGCCAGAGTTTCTAGTCACGACCAGAAAGAAGATCTAACTAGGCAAGTTATAGTTTTAGAAAGTTATTGTGCTAAACATGGCTGGGGGTTTGAAGTAATTCAAGATCTTGGCAGTGGAATGAACTATAAAAAGAAAGGACTAATTAGGCTAATCAAGTTAATTACATCTTATCAAGTTGAACGACTAGTTCTAACTCATAAAGATAGATTACTTAGATTTGGGTCAGATCTAATTTTCACATTATGCGAACAATTTGGAACAGAGGTGATAATTATCAATCGCTCTGATGATAGTACATTTGAGGAAGATTTAGCATCAGACGTACTCGAAATCATCACTGTATTTTCTGCTCGTTTATACGGTAGTCGTTCTCATAAGAATAAGAAAATAGTAGAAGAGTTAAAGGAGGTAGCAAAACAGTTATGA